The bacterium genome has a window encoding:
- a CDS encoding four helix bundle protein, with translation MAEKINSVRDLNAYKLAFECAMEIYEISKKFPADERFSLTDQIRRSSRSVCTNLAESWRKRRYKKVFTNKLSDAMQEASETQTWLEFCFCCRYIDQDTFKSLDDKYENVIGMLNSMEYKADKFCFQ, from the coding sequence ATGGCAGAGAAAATAAATTCGGTTAGGGATCTCAATGCTTACAAGCTGGCCTTTGAATGCGCCATGGAAATCTATGAGATAAGCAAGAAGTTTCCGGCGGATGAAAGATTCTCACTGACAGACCAGATCAGACGTTCCTCAAGATCGGTTTGCACAAACCTGGCGGAATCATGGCGGAAAAGAAGGTATAAAAAGGTTTTCACCAATAAACTTTCGGATGCGATGCAAGAGGCTTCGGAGACCCAGACCTGGCTGGAATTTTGTTTTTGCTGCAGATATATTGATCAAGATACTTTTAAAAGTTTGGACGATAAGTACGAAAATGTAATCGGCATGCTGAACTCGATGGAATACAAAGCCGACAAGTTCTGTTTTCAATGA
- a CDS encoding BrnT family toxin, giving the protein MKLTFEWDEVKAKANFKKHKVSFEEGKTIFNDPFLCTLPDSEHSVNEERYLNIGLSANGRVLILTHTERREKIRIISCRKAAEQERRFYEEGSF; this is encoded by the coding sequence ATGAAACTCACATTTGAATGGGATGAAGTAAAAGCAAAAGCAAATTTCAAGAAGCATAAAGTGAGCTTTGAAGAGGGCAAAACGATTTTCAACGACCCTTTCCTGTGTACTTTGCCGGACAGTGAACATTCGGTAAACGAAGAACGTTATCTAAACATTGGTCTTTCTGCAAACGGGCGTGTTTTAATTTTGACGCATACTGAACGACGGGAGAAGATACGCATCATCAGTTGCAGGAAAGCGGCGGAACAAGAAAGGAGATTTTATGAAGAAGGCAGCTTCTAA
- a CDS encoding NADH-quinone oxidoreductase subunit B family protein: MALEKLVKWSRVSSPWILHFNSGACNGCDIETLAALMPRFDLERFGVILKSTPRHADVLVCTGAVTRQQADRLKRIYEQMPEPKFVVAVGACACSGNVFRDCYSVLEGVDKVIPVNAYIPGCAVRPDAVIDGVAKLLGALKKG, translated from the coding sequence ATGGCTTTAGAAAAACTGGTCAAGTGGTCCCGGGTCTCATCGCCCTGGATACTGCATTTCAACAGCGGAGCCTGCAACGGCTGCGACATCGAAACCCTGGCGGCCCTGATGCCGCGCTTTGACCTGGAGCGCTTCGGGGTGATCCTAAAGTCCACTCCCCGCCATGCCGATGTGCTGGTCTGCACCGGGGCGGTGACCCGCCAGCAGGCCGACCGCTTGAAGCGGATCTACGAACAGATGCCCGAGCCCAAGTTCGTGGTGGCGGTGGGGGCCTGCGCCTGTTCCGGCAACGTGTTCCGGGACTGTTACAGCGTGCTGGAGGGGGTCGACAAGGTGATCCCGGTCAACGCCTACATCCCCGGCTGCGCGGTGCGTCCCGATGCGGTGATAGACGGAGTGGCCAAGCTTTTGGGGGCCCTTAAAAAAGGCTGA
- a CDS encoding NADH-quinone oxidoreductase subunit K, translating into MVVTYFIFVGLLFFIGLYCLLTSRNLIKLLIGLEIMAKSAVLSFIVAGWARGESFVSQSVVITFIVIEVSIVAVALALVINVYKNTGSLDIRNLAKLKG; encoded by the coding sequence ATGGTAGTCACCTATTTTATCTTCGTGGGCCTGCTGTTCTTCATAGGGCTGTACTGCCTGCTGACCAGCCGCAACCTGATCAAGCTCTTGATCGGGCTGGAGATCATGGCCAAGTCGGCGGTGCTGTCATTCATCGTGGCCGGCTGGGCCCGGGGCGAAAGCTTCGTCTCCCAGAGCGTGGTCATCACCTTCATCGTGATAGAGGTCTCCATCGTGGCGGTGGCCCTGGCCCTGGTGATCAATGTTTACAAGAACACCGGCAGCCTAGACATCCGCAACCTGGCCAAACTAAAGGGATAA
- a CDS encoding proton-conducting transporter membrane subunit — protein MLLLFIIVPLAVAALMPLLARIWKGLPDVLGSVTMAFTLGLGLYHIRMVAAGHRYFWDTGSLGLPLKLSLAMDGFSLLLLLIISLISLFACIYSVNYMEHYGAKGSYYALFMLMVAGMNGLVLTTDLFNMYVFLEVAAVASYALVAFGQKHDEVEAAFKYLMLSVVATTGILLAMSFVYLMTGTFGITDLAYAVKNGMDARLIGLCLALFLMGFGLKSAMVPFHAWLPDAHPSAPAPISAMLSGVLIKVSGIYALVRVVYNIFGLPAQVSSALMVLGVLSMVIGAVVALGQHDYKRMLAYSSISQIGYIVVGLAIGSPLGIMGALFHLFNHATFKSLLFLNAGATEYATGTRDLTKLGGVNNKLPITGFTNTIGTFSIAGVPPFNGFWSKLIIIVALVEAKYIGVAAIAVATSIITLWYFLQMQRQAFFGKLAVGLEKVKEVPFYMALATICLAALCLLGGLFYPWITTNLIQPGVTSLSNAIGVNSFINLGQ, from the coding sequence ATGCTGCTTTTATTCATCATCGTTCCCCTGGCGGTGGCCGCCCTGATGCCGCTGCTGGCCCGGATCTGGAAAGGCCTGCCCGATGTGCTGGGCTCGGTGACCATGGCCTTTACCCTGGGGCTGGGGCTGTATCATATCCGGATGGTGGCCGCCGGGCACCGCTACTTTTGGGACACCGGCTCGCTGGGCCTGCCCCTTAAGCTCAGCCTGGCCATGGACGGGTTCTCGCTGCTGCTGCTGCTGATCATCAGCCTGATCTCGCTGTTCGCCTGCATCTACTCGGTCAACTATATGGAGCACTACGGGGCCAAAGGCTCATACTACGCCCTGTTCATGCTGATGGTGGCCGGGATGAACGGCCTGGTGCTGACCACCGATCTGTTCAACATGTACGTCTTCCTGGAAGTGGCGGCGGTGGCCAGTTACGCCCTGGTGGCCTTCGGCCAAAAACATGACGAGGTGGAGGCGGCCTTCAAGTATCTGATGCTCTCGGTTGTGGCTACCACCGGCATCCTTTTAGCCATGTCCTTCGTCTATTTGATGACCGGCACCTTCGGCATCACCGACCTGGCCTATGCGGTCAAGAACGGGATGGATGCCAGGCTGATAGGCCTGTGCCTGGCCCTGTTCCTGATGGGCTTCGGCCTGAAGTCGGCCATGGTGCCGTTCCACGCCTGGCTGCCGGACGCCCATCCCTCGGCCCCGGCCCCGATCTCGGCCATGCTGTCCGGGGTGCTGATCAAGGTCTCCGGTATCTACGCCCTGGTCCGGGTGGTCTACAACATCTTCGGCCTGCCGGCCCAGGTCTCCTCGGCCCTGATGGTGCTGGGCGTGCTGTCCATGGTCATAGGCGCGGTAGTGGCCCTGGGACAGCACGATTACAAGAGGATGCTGGCCTATTCCTCCATCTCCCAGATAGGCTACATAGTGGTGGGGCTGGCCATCGGTTCGCCCCTGGGGATCATGGGGGCCCTGTTCCACCTGTTCAATCACGCCACCTTCAAGAGCCTGCTGTTCCTTAATGCCGGTGCCACCGAATACGCCACCGGCACCAGGGACCTTACCAAGCTGGGAGGGGTCAACAACAAACTGCCCATCACCGGGTTCACCAACACCATCGGCACCTTCTCCATCGCCGGAGTGCCGCCCTTCAACGGGTTCTGGAGCAAGCTGATCATAATCGTGGCCCTGGTGGAAGCCAAGTATATAGGAGTGGCGGCCATCGCGGTGGCCACCAGCATCATCACCCTGTGGTACTTTTTGCAGATGCAGCGCCAGGCCTTTTTCGGCAAGCTGGCAGTTGGCCTGGAGAAGGTCAAGGAAGTGCCGTTCTACATGGCTTTGGCCACCATCTGTCTGGCGGCCCTTTGCCTGCTGGGCGGGCTGTTCTATCCCTGGATCACCACCAATCTGATCCAGCCGGGGGTCACTTCGCTTTCCAACGCCATCGGGGTGAACAGCTTCATCAATCTGGGGCAATAA
- a CDS encoding NADH-quinone oxidoreductase subunit C has protein sequence MTAEEIKKILEDSLGSKIKELTTPAPRRMFIWVDKENLVEACRVAKEKAGFYHISTITPRDTGDKLEALYHVAQAGMVLTIRAQTDRNHPMLPTVIPVYPGAVFYEREVHDLLGIGIEGHPDLRPLVLPEDWPANVFPLRKDWQYNREKGVIE, from the coding sequence ATGACCGCTGAAGAGATCAAAAAAATATTAGAGGACAGCCTGGGTTCCAAGATCAAGGAGCTCACCACTCCGGCTCCCAGGAGAATGTTCATCTGGGTGGACAAGGAGAACCTGGTGGAAGCCTGCCGGGTGGCCAAGGAAAAGGCCGGGTTCTACCACATTTCCACCATCACCCCGCGGGATACCGGGGACAAGCTGGAGGCCCTGTATCACGTGGCCCAGGCCGGGATGGTGCTGACCATCAGGGCCCAGACCGACCGCAATCATCCCATGCTTCCCACCGTGATCCCGGTCTATCCCGGGGCCGTGTTTTACGAGAGGGAGGTTCACGACCTGCTGGGCATCGGCATAGAGGGGCACCCCGACCTGCGTCCCCTGGTGCTGCCCGAGGACTGGCCGGCCAACGTCTTCCCGCTGCGCAAGGATTGGCAGTATAACCGGGAGAAAGGAGTGATAGAATAA
- a CDS encoding NADH-quinone oxidoreductase subunit J encodes MDLLNLILLLMLAGFAMMAVFLKDLLKAAISLAFMSALLAVLLYRLDSPFAAVFELSVVAGLITVLFVSVIAMTKEEEQAKEARWPAYVFPLVLVVFGLIDIRVMQALFANTPQGFGNPEASFGATLWGVRSLDIIGQIAVIFGGVFGVLALLREKPLTVKQKEDAIIAKDGGKEKLW; translated from the coding sequence ATGGATCTCCTAAACCTCATATTACTGCTGATGCTGGCCGGGTTCGCCATGATGGCGGTGTTCCTGAAGGACCTGCTTAAGGCGGCCATCTCCCTGGCCTTCATGAGCGCCCTGCTGGCGGTGCTGTTGTACCGCTTGGACTCGCCGTTCGCCGCGGTGTTCGAACTCTCGGTGGTGGCCGGGCTGATCACGGTGCTGTTCGTTTCGGTGATCGCCATGACCAAGGAAGAGGAGCAGGCCAAGGAAGCCCGCTGGCCGGCTTATGTCTTTCCTTTGGTGCTGGTGGTTTTCGGCCTGATAGACATCAGGGTGATGCAGGCCCTTTTTGCCAATACTCCCCAGGGCTTCGGCAATCCCGAGGCCAGTTTCGGAGCCACCCTGTGGGGCGTGCGCTCGCTGGACATCATAGGCCAGATCGCGGTGATCTTCGGCGGGGTGTTCGGGGTGCTGGCCCTGCTCAGGGAAAAGCCCCTGACCGTCAAGCAGAAGGAAGATGCCATCATCGCCAAGGACGGCGGAAAGGAGAAATTATGGTAG